DNA sequence from the Marinilongibacter aquaticus genome:
GTAAAGCTTTGCGGCTTGTTCATGGTCACATTCAAGCTATCGATCGCAGCCGCGGAAAGGCCATTGCCCGATGTCAGTTCCGAGCTGGTGTTTTTCAGTTTACCGCTCTTGAGCACTTTCACATCAACGGATATTTCACAGGTTTGTCCTGCGGCTAAACTCCCCCCTGAATAGCTTATGCTCGTTCCTCCGCCAATGGCCGTCAAGGTACCTCCAAAGCAATCGATCGAAGCATTGGGCACCATTGCCACAAACATACCTTCAGGAAGGTCGTCGGTAAACGAAAGGCCTGTCGCCGCATTGGTGTTCAAGGTATTGTCGATCAAGAAAGTCAAGGTAGTTGTTTCGCCCGTGAGCAATTCTTCATCTGCAAAAGACTTACTGAATACCGGACGGCGGTTGTCTTTCACCTCTACCTGAGCCGTGGCTTTGGACACCGTAAGCGAATTGGCATCCATTTCGAAGCCGACCTCGCTTGTTTCGTTAGTGTAGACTGTGGGTACAGCACCTGCTGGAATGAGCACATCAACCGAAAAAGAGCAAGACCCGTTTGCTGGCAAGGTGCCATCAGCAAAGGTCAAAACCGATGTACCGGAAAGGCTAGAACCCGCACCACAGATATCGCTGCCACTGGCAATTGTCGCTGTTGCTCCCGACAACATTTGATCCAAATTATCGGTAAAAGTGATTGATGATAAGCTCTCATCGCTCAAATTCTTCAGTTCAAAAGTCAGTTTTACGCTTTCGCCTGCATTCACCTCGGCATCTTCAAAAGACTTGGTAAAGGACAAAGCGGAGCTCACTTCCAAAGGATCATCGATAAATTTCATCGCCGAACGGTCACGCAAAATTGTACCATCTATATACGACACGTTGCTGAGCAAAGTATTGTATACTCCTTCCGGAGCATCGGTAGGCACTTTGGCCATAACCGTAAATGAGCATGTACTACTCTTTGCCACCTCGGCCGAAGCCAATATCAATGTGCTGGTACCTGTAAGGATAGAACTGCTTCCGCAAAAACCTGAATTTGAAGGGATAGAGGTCACCTCATAGTCCGACAACATTTGATCGAAATTGTCGCGAAAACCAATGCTCGTATAATCATTCGTGGTACTTAAATTGCGTAGCGTGTATTTGATTTCTACCTCGCTTCCAGGATAAACCGTACTCGGATTCACAATTTCCTTTTCCAATTCCAAGCCAATGACATTCAAGGAAACCGAAGCCGCGTCTGTCGTACACGATTCTACACCCGAACCAAAGCCCACTTCCGAAGTGCTGGAAGTATGCACGCCCGCTCCAATATCGTCTGCAAGCTTAAACTCAACCTCGAAGGCACATTCTTCTCCGGCCAAAAGGGCACCTGAACTCACGCTAAGTAAACCGTTCGATGGGTTGGTAACTGAAAAACCATTGCATACCGAAGAGGGAAGATTGACCACTGTAGTCCCCGGAATGTTGCTACCCCAGTCTTCGGTAAACTGAATATTGTTGAGATCGATTGCCGCCTCCCCATTATTCGATATTGTATATCCTACCGTAAACGACTCTCCGGGCAAAAAGTTTGATGGGTCGATGCTCTTGACTAATGTAGGGCCAGAAAGTATATTGAAACTCTCCTGCAACTCCATTTGCCCCAAAACTGTGTTGCCCTCTATTGTGCCTTGAAACCCAGTCACATTACTTTTGTGCTCTCCAGGCACCAAATCATCTGGTAGATCGGTCAATTCTACGTCAAAGGTACAAGAGCCATTTGCAGGAATAGAAATTCCGGAAAAAATTACGAAACCTGCCGTACTGGAATTGGGTTGAATAGCCGACGCCGTGCCGCTTCCACAAAAGCCAGCGGTAGGCAAATTCAAAATACCGCTCAGATTATGGTCCGCAATGACACCATTTAAGTCATCCTGAAATTGGCCCGCACTCATGGCATTTGCAGGATCATTGTTTTTCAAAGTATAGCGGAAAGTAAGGCTGCCGCTGCCGCACAAATCCGTTTCACCCACAATTTCCTTTTTCATTGAAGGCAAAAGCTTTACGGCCAAATCGTCTGAAGCCGTCGGGCCTACCACAAGTTGTCCAGCCCGTGTAGCCGCAATAGCCGAAGTCGAGCTGGCATATGAACCGCCCGCTGCCCCTGCCGGAACCTGCAATACTGTACGGAAAACCAACTCTTCCCCAGCCGCCAAAGAGCCACCCGAGACAGTAAAATAATTTGTTCCTGAGAACGAAAAACTTCCAGTGTTTGCGGGCAAACTTACTGCCGCAAGACCCGACAAGGCAGCATCGTAGTCATCCGTGAACGTTATCCCCGTTAAATTGTCCGAGCGTGAAAGGTTCTTTATTCGGTATTCCACATCTACGGTACCGCCCGGTAAGGCTGGCGATCCAATAAAATTCTTCTCAAACAATATCCCATCGGCAATATTATTCTCCACGGTAAGTTCCGCTGCCGCCCCCCCCGCAGAGCCCGCAGTACTACTAAAATCTGCCGCACTTACCAAATACGAATTGGCAAAAGCAGACGTCACATCGTAACTAATTGTACAAGAGCTTTTAGAAGGCAGGTATACCGATACCACATTTAAAATTCTTCCTCCTTCAGCCGTTGTATTAATCCCCGCCGTGCAAGTGGTGCTGTAACTGAGGGGACTGACCAGATCCAAACCATCCGGGAGGGGGGCTGTAAATGTTCCGTTGAACACATTACCCGACCCTGTATTTTCTACGGTATACGTGATTGTACTTTTTCGCCCTACCCAAACCGTACTGGGTGAAAACTCCGCAGAAAAGAGTATATCTTTATTCACATTAAAAGTCGTACTGGCCGGGCCGCTGTTCCCCACATTCGAGGTCAAATCACCCGAGACTATGCTATACGACCCCTTCACTCCTGAAGTGATGTTCACCTTGATTTCAAGGGTTTCATAAGGGCCCACTTGCCCTCCGTTCAAGGTAATTGCCGAACCACCATCTGGGGCCGAAAGTGTACCTTCAAAACTGGGATAATACAAATCAACGGGATCAGCCAAAGTGACCGCAGCTGGCAAATTGCAGGTGAATGCAAGATCCGTAACCGGCGTTCCACCTTGACTGTTGTCGATCTTGAAAGTCAAGCGACTTATCGTATTCATACCCACACCACTGGGCGATACGGTTGCGGTAAATGTGGGCTGTGCGAATAATTGTTGAGCACAAAATAATGCAACAATACCAAAGAGTATTCGAGTAATTTTCATGGCATAGATTGAGGCTGATAGTGATTTAAGCTGTACCCTGCAATCTACATATAAACGTCTAGAACTAAAAGATTTCGTTTTTTAAATAATAGCCTGTAAAGCTATTTCGGGCTTTCATTACCTGCTCTGGGGTGCCTGTCGCTACAATTTCACCGCCTTTGGTACCCCCGTCGGGCCCCAAATCGACAATATGATCTGCCACTTTAATCACATCCAAATTGTGTTCAATGATCAAAATTGTATTGCCCTTGTCGCACAGTTTCTGCAACACATCGAGCAATTTCTGAATATCCTGAAAATGCAAGCCTGTGGTGGGCTCGTCGAGAATATACATGGTTTTCCCGGTATCTCTTTTCGACAGTTCTTCCGACAACTTCACCCTTTGAGCCTCTCCGCCAGAGAGGGTTGTCGCGTGTTGTCCCAAGGTAATGTAACCCAAGCCTACATCGTGCAAAACCTTCACTTTTCGGTGTATTTTGGGCTGGTTTTCAAAAAAGGTCAACGCTTCTTCCACGGTCATGTCGAGTACATCTGCAATCGATTTTCCTTTGAAACGCACTTCCAAAGTTTCGCGGTTGAAACGCTTTCCTTTACACGTTTCACATTCGACGTGTACATCGGGAAGAAAATCCATTTCCACTTTTTTCATCCCTCCCCCTTGGCAGGTTTCGCAACGACCGCCTTTCACATTGAATGAAAAACGACCCGGTTTGTATCCTCGAATCTTGGCCTCGGGCAAACCCGCAAACAAGGCCCGAATTTCAGTAAACATCCCCGTATAAGTCGCTGGATTACTCCGTGGCGTACGCCCAATTGGCGACTGGTCCACTTCGATTACCTTGTCGATATTTTCCAAACCCGCGATCTTCTTGTATTCCAAAGGCTCACGTTTTGACCTGTAAAAATGTTGGTTCAGAATAGGGAAAAGGGTTTCATGAATCAAAGACGATTTGCCGCTGCCGCTCACGCCAGTTACGCAAACCATCGTACCCAAGGGGATTTCCAATTTCACATTTTTCAGGTTGTGCCCCTTGGCTCCGCTCAAAACCAAAGACGCTCCATTTCCTTTGCGACGCTCTTTGGGCACTTCAATCAATGCTCGGCCACTGAGGTAATTGGAAGTAATCCCTCCGTTTTTCAAAAACTCATCGGGAGTACCCTGCCCCACTACTCGCCCACCGTGCCTTCCGGCCCCGGGACCGATATCGATGATGTAATCCGAAGCCAACATCATGTCTTTATCGTGCTCCACAATCAAAACGGTATTGCCCAAGTCGCGTAGATCTTGCAAAGCTTTTATCAGTTTCACATTGTCGCGTTGATGCAAGCCAATACTGGGTTCATCCATGATGTAGAGCACACCAACCAACTGAGTACCAATTTGCGTGGCCAAGCGAATACGCTGTGCTTCGCCACCCGACAAAGATTTCAAGGGCCTGTTGAGCGTCAGATAATCCAAACCGATGCCATCGAGAAACCCAATACGTTTTCTCAATTCTTTCAATATTTCCTTCGCGATCAGGTTCTGCTTCTCGGTCAATCGCTCTTCCAAGCCATCAAACCACCTGGCCAAATCCGAAATGTCCATATCGGCCAGTTCAGAGATGTTTTTCCCGTCAATCTTGAAATGCCTCGACTCAATGCGTAAGCGAGCCCCTTCGCAATCTGGGCACGTTTTGATCAACATAAAGTCTTTCAACCAATCTTGAATCTTGTCATTGTCCGACTCCTGTTGCCTTTTCAAAAAATTGATAATCCCTTCGAATTTGGTATTCCAGTCTTCGCCAGGATATTTTTTCGAAGGCACCGCTACGGGCTCATCGCTTCCGTACAAAATCACGTGCAAGGCTTCTTCAGGAATCTTCTCAATCGGTGTACTGATATTGGCCTTATATCTTTTCAAAATCGCCTGAATTTGCTTGAATATCCACAAATCGCGGTACTCGCCCAAAGCCACCACTCCTCCACGACTGATACTCAGCTTTTTGTCTGGAATAATCGACTCTTCTGTAATCTCTTCTACTTGCCCCAAGCCGTTACAAGTTGGACAAGAACCGTAGGGAGAATTGAAAGAAAACGAATTCGGAGAAGGCTCATCGTAACTGATTCCCGACTCGGGATCCATCAAATTCTGCGAGAGGTATTGCACTTCGCCATTCTCGCCCAAGAGCAACAGCGAGCCCTTTCCGTTTTTCAATGCGGTACCCACCGATTGGCTGATGCGGAAACGGTCTTCCGCCTTTGGCACCACCCGGTCAATCACCACTTCTATATCGTGAATTTTATAGCGATCCAGTTGCATTTTGGGCACAATATCCTGCACTTCCCCATCTACCCTTACTTTGGTATAGCCCATTTTTCGGATCTGTACAAAAAGCTCACGGTAATGGCCCTTGCGTCCCTTTACCAAGGGAGAAAGAATATTCAATTTCTGCCCGGCATAATCTTGCAAAATCTGATCCACAATCTGATCCTGACTTTGCTTTACCATCGGTTTTCCTGTGACATAACTGTAGGCGATGGCCGCACGGGCAAAAAGCAGGCGAAGAAAATCGTAAATCTCGGTGGTGGTACCGACAGTCGAACGCGGGTTTTTCGATGTGGTTTTCTGCTCGATGCTGATCACCGGAGAAAGCCCATTGATCTTATCCACGTCGGGCCGTTCCATATCGCCGATAAAGCTTCGGGCATAGGCCGAAAAACTTTCCATGTATCGCCTTTGTCCTTCGGCATACAGCGTATCGAAAGCCAAAGACGATTTCCCCGAACCACTGATACCCGTAATGGTAATCAATTTGTTTCGCGGAATGACTACGTCAATATTCTTTAAATTATGCTCCCGAGCACCATAAATCTCAATTTGACTATGGCCGGTAAGCTCTACATCGGAAAGGTTTCGTTCTGCCACGTATATTTTTTTCTAAAGAATCGCAAAAATAATGAAATGAAAGCGGACAGCCTATTGTCTACGAATGCATTAAGGCAATTGTTTCTGCAAACTCCTTTTCCGCCAGATTTCGTATTCCACTTTCAAGGCCAATGAAAGAGCCGGACAAACCCAATTTATCCAAGTCCATTCTTTTTCGGCCAAGGCATTCGTCCACTTTTTACCCAAAGGAGCAAACAGAGAAGCCACAAAAAAGTAGGGTTTCGCTTCCTGCTGAAAGGGCTGCATTTCGTCAAAAGCCCCATGCGGTTCTCCGCCAAGTTTCATAAACCCAATTTGCAACAACATTTTCGCCCAAAGGGTTTGAGCAGAAGCCAGCAATTCGGTTTGCCGCGAAAGCAAATACTTTCGCCCAGTCTCCAATTGTGCAGGCCGATGCATAGCCCAAAGACGGGCAAAGTGATATACGATCAAGGCTGTATTTCCATAATTTCGCGACAACCAGAAGGGCTCTGACAAAAAACTATTGGAGCTTATTCCTTCATTGATAAAAGCCAAAGTGGCCAAATCGTACGCATTCAAAACTTCGCTCGCCCCCAACAAGAGACACATCAAATTACAAAGAGCACAGAAATCGTTTTCCTTCGGCATATCCTTCCCAAACCAGGTGTCGTAGACTTTGGAGTCGGGGGCACAATGTAGCTTAAGTTTTTCCTTCAGGGCCGAAATTTGAGCCTCAGGAGCCCGCATCACCGAAAAAGCCAGAGCCGTGTCATCCACATCATCGGGCAATTGAAAATGCCGAAATCGGTGCATAAAATAGCCTTTGGGAAAATGTTTGCTGGGTCTCGTTTTCCAAAAATTATAAGTATCCTTCCCTTTCAGCGATTCAAATTTCGGCAAAGCCGCCACTACATTTTCGCGAATCTCTTGACACACCCTTCGCTCTCTTTCCTCCAAATCCTCTTCCAAATGCATCAGAACGAAGGCTACCGACAGGGAGCAAAAAATATTTTGATCGGGTCGGGAATAAAAAAAGGTACGATTCTCTCGCCAACTCGGGAAAAGCCCGGCATCGAATTCGCCACGCCCATCGGATTGGGCCGCATGAATCTCATGGATTAGCTCAGAAATAGCTGGACGTTTCTTCACGATTTCGTAAATTTGCACACAATTTTAGTAAAACATATACAAATCAACATCAGCATGGAGATAAGCGGAAATATCATTCAGGTTTTGCCACTACAAACAGGAGAAGGACGAAACGGAGCTTGGAAGAAACAGGATTTTGTGATCGAAACAGAAGGACAATACCCCAAAAAAGTCTGTGTATCGATGTGGGGCGACAAAATCGACGCAAGCCTGATTCAGGTGGGCCAAAGCGTTACAGCCTCTATTGATATCGAAAGCAGAGAGTACAACGGACGCTGGTATACCGATGTAAGAGCTTGGAAAATCGATGGCCAAGGCGGGATGAACAATGCCCCGGATGCAGGAATGGGTAATGCGGAAATTCCCGCCAGCTTGGAAGGCGAAGATGACCTCCCTTTCTAAAAACCTTAATACAAGTATTTAGGGATTAAAATATTCGTATTTATTTTTGACAATCGAAACGAAAATTATATCTTTGCAGCCCTGTTTTAGATTTAAAAGGATTTAATATATACGGCAATGGCTAAAAAAGGAAATAGAGTTCAGGTAATTTTGGAGTGTACCGAGCACAAGGAGTCTGGCGTGCCTGGCATTTCTCGCTACATCACTACAAAAAACCGTAAGAATACGACTTCAAGATTGGAATTGAAGAAATACAATCCAATTCTTAGAAAATATACTGTTCACAAGGAGATTAAATAATCTTCCGATTAAACGAGTTTAGATTATGGCAAAGAAAGTAGTTGCAACCTTACAAGATAAGTCAAAACTAAAGAACTTTTCTAAAGTGGTTAAAGCTGTAAAATCTCCAAAAACTGGAGCGTATAGCTTTAAAGAAGAAATGGTACCAGTTGATCTGGTAAAAGATGTATTGAAAGCTTAATTGCCTTTTCATACATACTCATGTAGAAGACCCCGGTAGTGCATCGGGGTCTTTTGCTGTTTGTGTCGATTCCAAAAGAATATGAAAGAGAGTGCTCATGTTTTCAGAATCAGAGTAGAGCCGCAGCATCTCGATGAAATGAACCACGTGAACAATGCCGTTTTCGTCTCGTTTCTTCAAGAGGCCGCCCTCTCGCATTGGTACGCCGTGGCTACGGCCGAAGAAGTAGAAAGCGTACGCTGGGTGGCCAAAAGGCACGAGATCGATTACCTGAAATCCGCATACCTGAACGACGAGCTCTGCATTTTCACTTGGATAGCGACCTACAATGCGGTGAGCACACGCCGGATGTACGAAATTTACCATAAGGAACAGAAAATTGTACAGGCCGAAACCGTGTGGGTAGCCCTGGATCCTGAAACCTTGCGGCCCAAACGATTGGCTCTTGAAACTTTAGATAAATTTCAACCACGGCCCCAAGCTTAGCAATGCAGGCACATTGAACTAAGCACATTAAATTTACGTCTTTGATTATTATAAATACATCTAATTGCAATGGGCTTATTTGGCTTTTTCAATAAGGAAAAAAAGGAAACCTTAGACAAAGGTCTAGAGAAGACCAAAACGGGCATATTTGAAAAAATAAGCCGTGCCGTAGTGGGCAAATCGACGGTGGACGACGAAGTGCTCGACGAACTCGAAGAGATTCTCATTTCGTCGGATGTCGGCGTGGATACCACAGTAAAGATCATTCGCCGTATCGAAAAGCGTGTAGCCGACGAAAAATACACTTCGGTAGCTGAACTTGACAATATCCTACGCGAAGAAACTGCCGCCTTGCTCGAAGAAAACAACTCGCAAGATGTACAAAACAGCTTCGAGACAGACGAACTTCCCAAACCTTATGTATTGATGGTGGTGGGAGTGAATGGCGTAGGCAAAACCACCACGATTGGAAAATTGGCCTACAATTTTCAAAAAAATGGTAAAAAGGTTGTGCTCGGAGCCGCCGATACTTTTCGGGCTGCGGCCGTAGATCAACTCAAACTTTGGGGCGAGCGTGTGGGTGTCGATGTCATCGACCATGGCATGCATACCGACCCTTCTTCTGTTGCCTATGATGCCGTAAAAGTGGGCCTTGAAAAAAATGCAGACGTGATCATTATCGATACCGCCGGACGCTTGCACACGAAAGTCAATTTGATGAACGAATTGGGCAAAATAAAGCGTGTAATGCAAAAAGTTTTGCCGGAAGCTCCGCACGAGGTCATGCTTGTGCTCGACGGCAGTACAGGTCAAAATGCCACTATTCAAGCTCGCGAGTTCACCCGTGTAACCGAGGTCAATTCACTGGCGATCACCAAATTGGATGGTACTGCAAAAGGAGGCGTGGTTATCGGCATTTCCGATGAGTTTAAAATTCCTGTAAAGTACATCGGTATCGGCGAAAAAATGGAAGACCTGCAAGTCTTCAACAAAATGGAATTCGTGGATTCTCTCTTCAAAAAGCAATAAAAAAGGGAGCCGCGTTTGCCGGCTCCCCAATATAAAACGGTTTCGCTCTTTTTTACTCTCTTGTAAATT
Encoded proteins:
- the rpmG gene encoding 50S ribosomal protein L33, with amino-acid sequence MAKKGNRVQVILECTEHKESGVPGISRYITTKNRKNTTSRLELKKYNPILRKYTVHKEIK
- a CDS encoding DUF4295 domain-containing protein — translated: MAKKVVATLQDKSKLKNFSKVVKAVKSPKTGAYSFKEEMVPVDLVKDVLKA
- the uvrA gene encoding excinuclease ABC subunit UvrA, encoding MAERNLSDVELTGHSQIEIYGAREHNLKNIDVVIPRNKLITITGISGSGKSSLAFDTLYAEGQRRYMESFSAYARSFIGDMERPDVDKINGLSPVISIEQKTTSKNPRSTVGTTTEIYDFLRLLFARAAIAYSYVTGKPMVKQSQDQIVDQILQDYAGQKLNILSPLVKGRKGHYRELFVQIRKMGYTKVRVDGEVQDIVPKMQLDRYKIHDIEVVIDRVVPKAEDRFRISQSVGTALKNGKGSLLLLGENGEVQYLSQNLMDPESGISYDEPSPNSFSFNSPYGSCPTCNGLGQVEEITEESIIPDKKLSISRGGVVALGEYRDLWIFKQIQAILKRYKANISTPIEKIPEEALHVILYGSDEPVAVPSKKYPGEDWNTKFEGIINFLKRQQESDNDKIQDWLKDFMLIKTCPDCEGARLRIESRHFKIDGKNISELADMDISDLARWFDGLEERLTEKQNLIAKEILKELRKRIGFLDGIGLDYLTLNRPLKSLSGGEAQRIRLATQIGTQLVGVLYIMDEPSIGLHQRDNVKLIKALQDLRDLGNTVLIVEHDKDMMLASDYIIDIGPGAGRHGGRVVGQGTPDEFLKNGGITSNYLSGRALIEVPKERRKGNGASLVLSGAKGHNLKNVKLEIPLGTMVCVTGVSGSGKSSLIHETLFPILNQHFYRSKREPLEYKKIAGLENIDKVIEVDQSPIGRTPRSNPATYTGMFTEIRALFAGLPEAKIRGYKPGRFSFNVKGGRCETCQGGGMKKVEMDFLPDVHVECETCKGKRFNRETLEVRFKGKSIADVLDMTVEEALTFFENQPKIHRKVKVLHDVGLGYITLGQHATTLSGGEAQRVKLSEELSKRDTGKTMYILDEPTTGLHFQDIQKLLDVLQKLCDKGNTILIIEHNLDVIKVADHIVDLGPDGGTKGGEIVATGTPEQVMKARNSFTGYYLKNEIF
- the ftsY gene encoding signal recognition particle-docking protein FtsY, which encodes MGLFGFFNKEKKETLDKGLEKTKTGIFEKISRAVVGKSTVDDEVLDELEEILISSDVGVDTTVKIIRRIEKRVADEKYTSVAELDNILREETAALLEENNSQDVQNSFETDELPKPYVLMVVGVNGVGKTTTIGKLAYNFQKNGKKVVLGAADTFRAAAVDQLKLWGERVGVDVIDHGMHTDPSSVAYDAVKVGLEKNADVIIIDTAGRLHTKVNLMNELGKIKRVMQKVLPEAPHEVMLVLDGSTGQNATIQAREFTRVTEVNSLAITKLDGTAKGGVVIGISDEFKIPVKYIGIGEKMEDLQVFNKMEFVDSLFKKQ
- a CDS encoding acyl-CoA thioesterase — protein: MKESAHVFRIRVEPQHLDEMNHVNNAVFVSFLQEAALSHWYAVATAEEVESVRWVAKRHEIDYLKSAYLNDELCIFTWIATYNAVSTRRMYEIYHKEQKIVQAETVWVALDPETLRPKRLALETLDKFQPRPQA
- a CDS encoding DUF3127 domain-containing protein; this encodes MEISGNIIQVLPLQTGEGRNGAWKKQDFVIETEGQYPKKVCVSMWGDKIDASLIQVGQSVTASIDIESREYNGRWYTDVRAWKIDGQGGMNNAPDAGMGNAEIPASLEGEDDLPF